In Pseudovibrio brasiliensis, the following are encoded in one genomic region:
- a CDS encoding inositol monophosphatase family protein, translating into MPEANTHSLQEDLELLVTAALQGGKIALSYFGNSPKNWTKEGDSPVSVADIEVDQFLASKLREARPDYGWLSEETEDDLTRKDRETAFIVDPIDGTRAFLNGRDEWCLSLAVVKNGRPTVGVIYCPVRDELYTAVSGGGSYLNQEKITVSDRPSVTGAYIAGPVSFLEKEGVKREQIRFSPYLGSLAYRFALVACGKLDAGIARARARDWDLAAADLIISEAGGQLVDLSGSTLYYNKTRTNHPGLVASSAKLFKRLQGISVED; encoded by the coding sequence TTGCCGGAAGCTAATACACACAGCCTGCAGGAAGATCTGGAGCTGCTGGTCACAGCAGCTCTGCAGGGCGGCAAGATCGCCCTTTCTTATTTTGGAAATTCGCCAAAAAACTGGACAAAAGAAGGTGACTCGCCGGTATCTGTCGCAGATATCGAAGTCGATCAGTTCCTGGCAAGTAAACTGCGCGAAGCACGCCCTGACTACGGCTGGCTTTCGGAAGAAACCGAAGACGACCTGACCCGCAAAGATCGCGAAACTGCCTTTATCGTAGATCCAATTGACGGTACCCGTGCATTCCTTAATGGTCGTGACGAATGGTGCCTGTCTCTCGCAGTGGTCAAAAATGGTCGCCCGACGGTTGGAGTTATCTATTGCCCGGTTCGCGACGAGCTTTACACCGCAGTCAGTGGTGGTGGCAGTTACCTCAACCAGGAAAAGATTACGGTTTCAGACCGCCCGTCCGTCACCGGCGCGTACATCGCAGGACCTGTCAGCTTCCTTGAAAAAGAAGGCGTCAAGCGAGAGCAGATTCGTTTTAGCCCCTACCTAGGCTCACTTGCCTACCGTTTTGCACTGGTTGCCTGTGGGAAATTGGACGCCGGTATCGCTCGTGCCAGAGCCCGTGATTGGGACCTTGCCGCAGCGGATTTAATCATAAGTGAGGCTGGTGGCCAGTTAGTAGACTTGTCTGGATCAACGCTCTACTACAATAAAACTAGAACAAATCACCCCGGACTAGTGGCATCTTCTGCCAAATTGTTTAAAAGGCTTCAGGGAATATCCGTAGAGGATTAA
- a CDS encoding DUF4170 domain-containing protein — translation MSAQEENQQLLHLVFGGELEDISNVRFKDLKDLDIVGIYPNYAEAHVAWKAKAQSTVDNALMRYFIVHMHRLLDPGAETK, via the coding sequence ATGAGTGCTCAAGAAGAAAACCAACAGCTACTTCACCTCGTGTTTGGTGGCGAATTAGAAGATATCAGCAATGTTCGCTTTAAGGATCTTAAGGATCTGGACATTGTAGGAATTTACCCGAACTACGCTGAAGCACACGTAGCGTGGAAAGCAAAGGCGCAAAGCACTGTAGATAACGCACTGATGCGTTACTTCATTGTACACATGCACCGTCTGCTTGATCCGGGCGCAGAAACCAAGTAA
- a CDS encoding lysophospholipid acyltransferase family protein: MLKKLGKHPLVMKLVGYAMAYYLLFVRKSSKFTLDPPNFYEDHEDTVPYVVSMWHGQHFMMPFARPKDWDVRVMISRSADGEMQAICASKLGLGLIRAAGAQRASQISKRGGMRGFIEALRALKEGGNVAMTADVPKGPSRKAGKGIVQLAKHSGRPLLPVAIATSRHYDLDTWDKASINLPFSHIALCFGEPIPVPADASDEQLEDIRQLLETRMNETTDKAYAIAKSGKK, encoded by the coding sequence ATGTTGAAAAAACTCGGCAAACACCCGCTTGTGATGAAGCTGGTGGGCTATGCCATGGCGTATTATCTGCTCTTCGTGCGCAAGAGCAGTAAGTTCACTCTCGATCCTCCGAACTTCTATGAGGATCACGAGGACACTGTTCCATACGTTGTGTCCATGTGGCACGGTCAGCATTTCATGATGCCCTTTGCGCGCCCAAAAGACTGGGACGTGCGGGTGATGATTTCCCGAAGTGCTGATGGCGAAATGCAGGCGATTTGCGCATCAAAACTGGGGCTCGGTCTCATCCGGGCCGCTGGTGCGCAACGCGCCAGTCAGATCAGCAAACGTGGCGGCATGCGCGGCTTCATCGAAGCTCTGCGCGCGCTGAAAGAAGGTGGCAACGTTGCTATGACGGCGGACGTGCCAAAAGGTCCTTCTCGTAAAGCAGGTAAAGGCATCGTCCAGCTGGCCAAACATTCCGGTCGGCCACTCCTGCCAGTCGCAATCGCGACAAGCCGTCATTATGACCTTGATACTTGGGATAAGGCTTCCATCAATTTGCCGTTCAGCCATATTGCGTTATGCTTTGGCGAGCCAATTCCGGTTCCGGCTGATGCAAGCGATGAACAGCTTGAGGATATTCGTCAGCTTCTGGAAACCAGAATGAACGAGACGACTGACAAAGCTTACGCAATCGCCAAATCAGGCAAAAAATAA
- a CDS encoding 3-deoxy-D-manno-octulosonic acid transferase, protein MSSVIFRVYQGLGRLAAPLLVGLYKLRARQGKEDQNRKGERFGVASKDRPAGNLIWIHAASVGEANAVLPLAKQVVDGGSHVLLTTATLTSAQVVEASAPEGVIHQFVPYDTRGNIKRFLNHWAPCLAITVESEIWPATFHELEKRQIPLIIVNGRMSEGSFANWNRVPSFAHSVFGTVDCVLAQSDDDGARFKQLGAIRVKTTGNIKFDGNIPECDPVELADFKDQLEGRPRWLAASTHPEEEAEIGKAHLELKQKFDRLLTIIVPRHPVRAKEIREELEQMGLVCTQRSRGEAITNATDIYIADTLGELGLFYRVAPIVFMGGSFAPIGGHNLLEPAQIGCAILSGVHTQNFAWIYRHFSKEEGVLLVHNARELATQVEDLLHKPEEVQQRAEKAKALVESGRGALAATQLELQQYLPVKPTEAGEA, encoded by the coding sequence ATGAGTTCAGTGATCTTCAGAGTCTATCAAGGTCTCGGTCGTCTGGCCGCACCTCTGCTTGTTGGCTTGTACAAGCTGCGTGCCCGACAGGGTAAAGAAGATCAGAACCGCAAAGGCGAACGTTTTGGCGTTGCCTCAAAAGATCGTCCAGCTGGGAACCTGATCTGGATCCACGCAGCCAGTGTTGGCGAAGCCAATGCCGTTTTGCCACTGGCAAAGCAGGTGGTTGACGGCGGTTCACATGTCCTGCTCACCACTGCAACGCTGACATCTGCGCAAGTGGTGGAGGCATCTGCACCAGAAGGCGTGATCCATCAGTTCGTCCCCTATGATACCCGCGGCAACATCAAACGGTTCCTAAACCACTGGGCACCGTGCCTGGCCATCACTGTTGAATCTGAGATCTGGCCTGCGACCTTCCATGAGTTGGAGAAGCGCCAAATTCCGTTGATCATCGTCAACGGACGTATGTCAGAGGGTTCCTTTGCCAATTGGAACCGTGTTCCTTCCTTTGCGCACTCTGTCTTTGGCACTGTAGACTGTGTGCTCGCACAGTCCGACGATGATGGCGCCCGCTTTAAGCAGCTTGGTGCTATCCGTGTAAAGACGACAGGCAACATCAAGTTTGATGGCAACATTCCAGAGTGTGACCCGGTCGAACTCGCTGACTTCAAAGATCAGCTCGAAGGTCGTCCAAGATGGCTCGCAGCCAGTACACATCCTGAAGAAGAAGCCGAAATCGGTAAGGCTCATCTGGAGCTGAAGCAGAAGTTCGATCGCCTGCTTACCATCATTGTTCCCCGCCATCCGGTCCGGGCCAAAGAAATCCGGGAAGAGCTGGAGCAAATGGGCCTCGTGTGCACACAGCGCTCAAGAGGTGAAGCAATCACCAACGCAACAGACATCTATATCGCAGATACACTGGGCGAGTTGGGTCTGTTCTACCGCGTAGCTCCAATCGTCTTCATGGGCGGTTCTTTCGCTCCAATCGGCGGACACAATTTGCTTGAACCAGCTCAGATCGGCTGTGCGATCCTCTCTGGTGTTCATACTCAGAATTTTGCATGGATTTATCGCCACTTCTCTAAAGAAGAGGGCGTGCTTCTGGTACACAATGCGCGTGAGTTGGCTACACAGGTCGAAGATCTGCTCCATAAACCAGAAGAGGTTCAGCAGCGTGCTGAGAAGGCGAAGGCCTTGGTAGAATCCGGACGTGGTGCGCTCGCTGCAACACAGCTTGAGTTGCAACAGTACCTTCCGGTGAAACCAACAGAAGCAGGGGAGGCATAA
- the lpxK gene encoding tetraacyldisaccharide 4'-kinase, producing the protein MNAPDFWWTPNGTWQAKLLSPLGALYGFLAARRFKYNPRYKAKQPVICIGNFTAGGTGKTPFALALNALLREAGHTPGFLLRGYGGTNKGPLLVEPSNYAAAEVGDEALLLARRGPTVISADRAEGAKLLEQQDISVIIMDDGFQNPSLHKDFSIVLLDAKTGIGNARCIPAGPLRMPFKKQLGRVSLLMVIGEGDKSTLQQEAAQQAGLDLMRAAIRPVSADALEGERVLAFAGIGRPEKLFASLKEAGAEVVETMSFPDHHYFTKEDARLILRVAEAQDLLPITTTKDYVRLDGREEQSIARLANVASVLEVEMKIEDPDALLERLKPVLGSAKA; encoded by the coding sequence ATGAACGCTCCTGATTTCTGGTGGACGCCAAATGGAACGTGGCAAGCAAAGCTCTTGAGCCCATTGGGTGCGCTCTATGGCTTCTTGGCAGCACGTCGCTTCAAGTACAATCCACGTTACAAAGCCAAGCAGCCCGTGATCTGCATCGGCAACTTTACTGCAGGCGGAACGGGTAAAACGCCTTTTGCTCTGGCGTTGAATGCACTGCTGCGTGAAGCTGGTCATACTCCAGGTTTTCTGTTGCGCGGTTACGGTGGCACCAACAAAGGCCCGCTGCTTGTAGAGCCTTCCAATTATGCTGCTGCTGAAGTCGGAGACGAGGCACTTTTGTTGGCTCGGCGAGGCCCTACAGTAATCTCAGCTGATCGTGCTGAGGGTGCCAAACTGTTGGAGCAGCAGGACATCTCCGTCATCATCATGGATGATGGCTTTCAGAACCCGTCCTTGCACAAAGACTTTTCCATTGTGCTGCTGGATGCCAAAACCGGTATCGGCAATGCCAGATGTATACCAGCTGGGCCGCTTAGAATGCCTTTCAAGAAGCAACTGGGCCGCGTCAGCCTACTGATGGTTATAGGCGAGGGGGATAAGAGCACGCTGCAACAGGAAGCCGCCCAGCAAGCTGGTCTCGATCTGATGCGCGCTGCAATCCGTCCAGTCTCTGCAGATGCGCTGGAAGGTGAACGGGTACTGGCTTTTGCGGGTATTGGTCGGCCTGAGAAGCTCTTTGCCAGCCTGAAGGAGGCAGGCGCGGAGGTGGTTGAGACCATGTCCTTTCCAGACCATCACTACTTTACGAAGGAAGATGCGCGCTTGATTTTGCGCGTAGCAGAAGCGCAGGATCTGCTGCCGATCACCACAACCAAGGACTATGTGCGTTTGGATGGTCGCGAAGAGCAGTCCATTGCGCGGCTTGCAAATGTTGCAAGTGTTTTGGAAGTGGAGATGAAGATTGAAGATCCAGACGCCCTGCTTGAGCGCCTGAAACCAGTGCTTGGATCAGCGAAGGCGTAA
- a CDS encoding DUF2093 domain-containing protein: MNRFEQPRIPTEARIRYMDGDYQVKAPGNFVKCAITGKTIMLEELKYWSVSRQEAYVDADAALQAYESNDLKA, encoded by the coding sequence ATGAACCGTTTTGAACAACCGCGCATTCCAACAGAAGCACGTATCCGCTACATGGATGGTGATTATCAGGTGAAAGCACCGGGTAACTTTGTGAAGTGTGCGATCACTGGCAAAACGATCATGCTTGAAGAGCTCAAGTACTGGAGTGTTTCCCGTCAGGAAGCTTATGTAGATGCAGATGCAGCACTACAGGCTTATGAAAGCAATGATCTGAAGGCTTAA
- a CDS encoding MATE family efflux transporter encodes MSRPTRSGARDAKFTYGSTMRHVLVMTSTGSVGLIAIFLVDFANLFYIAQLGIEELAAAIGYAGTVMFFNSAIGIGLSIAASASVARRIGQGDARSANRLVSMSLIISTLISLAVVAGSLAFLDDLAMLLGASGRTLEYTLHFLYIVVPSMPLLVGAMVLSALLRSVGDARGAMFVTLSSGFVTAVLDPILIFGFDMGITGAAVASVISRAVMVAVGVYILIVKHNMIGKPEISEAVSDTVDLFKVATPAMLTNIATPAGNAWIIAEMAQFGDGAVAGFAIVGRIIPVAFGALFALSGAVGPIIGQNFGALQFDRLSKVVKDSLLLIVVYTLSAWALLFILQEPLVEFFNAEGDSASLVFFFCTFAAAGFLFNAALFVTNAVFNNLGFPIYSMLFNWGRATLGTIPFTIAGAYFYQANGVLAGQAIGGVVFAFLAQYVCWRTIEKIRREKLAAA; translated from the coding sequence ATGTCAAGACCAACTAGATCCGGCGCACGGGATGCGAAGTTTACCTATGGCTCGACCATGCGCCATGTGCTGGTGATGACATCTACCGGCTCTGTCGGATTGATTGCTATTTTCCTCGTTGATTTCGCTAACCTTTTTTACATTGCACAGCTGGGAATTGAAGAGCTGGCCGCAGCTATCGGTTACGCCGGTACGGTGATGTTCTTCAACTCCGCCATCGGCATCGGGCTTTCCATTGCCGCCAGCGCTTCTGTTGCCCGCCGGATCGGACAAGGGGACGCCAGGAGCGCGAACCGGCTTGTCAGTATGTCGTTGATCATTTCCACTCTGATCTCACTGGCTGTTGTGGCCGGTAGTCTGGCGTTTCTGGATGATCTGGCGATGCTGCTTGGTGCGAGTGGGCGCACTCTCGAGTACACCCTGCACTTCCTTTACATCGTCGTGCCTTCCATGCCGTTGCTTGTTGGGGCCATGGTGCTTTCTGCTCTGCTGAGATCTGTTGGTGATGCGCGCGGTGCAATGTTTGTGACGCTTTCCAGCGGGTTTGTGACGGCAGTTCTCGATCCTATCCTGATCTTCGGGTTTGATATGGGCATCACGGGTGCGGCGGTTGCCTCTGTCATCTCCCGCGCGGTGATGGTCGCAGTTGGTGTTTACATCCTGATTGTGAAGCACAACATGATCGGCAAGCCGGAAATCTCAGAGGCTGTGAGCGATACGGTTGATCTGTTCAAGGTGGCGACACCTGCCATGCTGACAAACATCGCGACGCCAGCTGGCAACGCCTGGATCATTGCCGAGATGGCTCAATTTGGCGATGGAGCTGTTGCAGGTTTTGCGATTGTGGGCCGTATTATACCGGTTGCCTTCGGTGCGCTGTTTGCGCTCTCCGGTGCTGTTGGCCCAATCATTGGGCAGAACTTTGGCGCCCTGCAGTTTGACCGCCTGAGCAAAGTCGTAAAAGATTCTCTGCTATTGATCGTGGTTTATACACTGTCAGCATGGGCTTTGTTGTTCATACTGCAAGAGCCGCTGGTTGAGTTCTTCAACGCAGAGGGCGATAGTGCTTCTCTGGTGTTCTTCTTCTGCACTTTTGCTGCGGCTGGCTTCCTGTTCAACGCAGCGCTGTTTGTGACCAATGCGGTCTTTAACAACCTTGGCTTCCCAATCTACTCCATGCTGTTCAACTGGGGCAGAGCGACACTGGGCACTATTCCATTCACCATTGCTGGTGCCTACTTCTATCAGGCAAACGGTGTGTTGGCAGGACAAGCCATTGGTGGCGTGGTCTTTGCCTTTCTTGCGCAGTATGTGTGCTGGCGGACCATCGAGAAAATTCGCAGGGAAAAACTGGCAGCAGCTTAA